A region of Salmo salar chromosome ssa17, Ssal_v3.1, whole genome shotgun sequence DNA encodes the following proteins:
- the LOC106575296 gene encoding dipeptidyl peptidase 4, with protein sequence MNSIGKVVLGLLGLAVVIILIAVPTAIYLNEEKVKAQRTFTLSDVFNSSIRARSYNMRWISDHEYLHQKDGSVFLHNLITGNNSEFLSSITFDQVAASDYVVSADKRYVAFKSNWTKIWRHSFTASYSLYDLADSSFLSTPDIPHQVHLFAWAPTGNKMAFVWENDVYVKTSPTAKAIQVTSNGKHNNILNGIPDWVYEEEMFSSYEAIWWSPGGKYLAYAEFNDTLVQNIEYSWYGKEQYPDTVIFPYPKPGTPNPVVKLFVYDTANISSITEVVVPASIGAGDHYLATVTWVTDERIAVQWQKRKQNELRFQIYDFSIVGNTWIENALEKLDVTSKTGWIGRFSPSNPTLSADKNSFYIVMSDNNGYKHIHQVAGGTATAVTSGTWEVIDILKVTSNNIYYSSNQYGDKPGGRNVYKITLGATPPATQCLTCTLNEDRCQYNSAYFSHDASFFRMDCSGPGLPLYTLRDNRDASSEMQVLEDNTALEGLLSEIHMPTMQRSFIKQGEFNLWYQMTLPPGFDESKKYPLLIDVYAGPCSQKADYRYRLGWAAYLASTEKVIVASFDGRGSGYQGDKLMHSIYRRLGTYEVEDQITAAREFTNMGFVDKGRIAIWGWSYGGYVTSMVLGAGSGVFKCGMAVAPVSKWEYYDTIYTERYMNQPSENLEFYKNSTVTARAKNFKSVQYLLVHGTADDNVHFQQAAQISEALVEEQVDFEAMWYTDKDHGLDGSANQHVYTHMSHFLQRCFA encoded by the exons AATTCCATAGGTAAGGTGGTGTTGGGACTTTTGGGGCTTGCTGTCGTCATCATCTTGATAGCAGTGCCCACAGCAATATATCTGAACG AGGAAAAAGTGAAGGCTCAGAGGACATTCACTCTCAGTGATGTCTTCAATAGTTCCATCAGGGCCAGATCCTACAACATGCGCTGGATCTCAG ACCATGAGTATCTGCATCAAAAAGACGGTTCAGTCTTCCTTCACAACCTGATTACAGGAAACAACTCAGAATTCCTGAGCAGCATCACATTT GATCAAGTGGCTGCCTCTGATTATGTAGTGTCTGCTGATAAAAGATATGTTGCTTTCAAGAGCAATTGGACTAAG ATATGGAGACACTCCTTCACAGCTTCATATTCTCTCTATGATTTGGCAGACTC GTCATTTCTCAGTACACCAGACATTCCTCACCAAGTCCATTTGTTTGCATGGGCGCCAACAGGGAACAAAATG GCCTTTGTGTGGGAAAATGATGTCTATGTGAAGACCAGCCCTACTGCTAAGGCCATACAGGTGACCTCCAACGgaaaacacaacaacattttaaaTGGCATCCCAGATTGGGTGTATGAGG AGGAAATGTTCTCTTCTTACGAGGCAATTTGGTGGTCACCTGGAGGGAAGTATCTGGCCTATGCTGAGTTTAACGACACTCTGGTCCAAAACATAGAGTATTCCTGGTATGGGAAGGAACAGTATCCTGACACTGTCATTTTCCCCTATCCTAAG CCTGGCACTCCCAATCCAGTGGTGAAACTGTTTGTGTATGATACTGCAAATATATCAAGCATCACAGAAGTTGTTGTGCCAGCTTCAATTGGTGCAGG tgatCACTATTTGGCCACAGTCACCTGGGTAACGGATGAACGCATCGCTGTCCAGTGGCAGAAGAGGAAACAGAACGAGCTCCGCTTTCAGATCTACGACTTCAGCATAGTCGGAAACACCTGGATCGAGAATGCGTTAGAG AAACTTGACGTGACAAGCAAGACAGGTTGGATTGGACGG TTCTCACCTTCTAATCCTACATTATCGGCGGACAAAAACAGTTTTTACATTGTGATGAGTGACAATAACGGCTATAAACATATTCATCAAGTAGCAGGT GGCACAGCAACAGCTGTCACCTCAGGGACTTGGGAGGTCATTGACATTTTAAAAGTGACGAGCAACAACATATACTATTCAAGCAACCAATATGGTGACAAGCCAGGAGGGAGAAACGTTTACAA gatcaCTCTCGGAGCCACTCCCCCCGCCACCCAGTGCCTGACCTGTACCCTGAATGAGGACAGGTGTCAATACAACTCAGCTTACTTCAGCCATGATGCCTCTTTTTTCCGCATGGACTGCTCGG GTCCTGGACTACCTCTGTATACTCTCAGGGACAACAGGGATGCTAGTTCAG AGATGCAGGTTCTTGAGGACAACACGGCTTTGGAAGGCCTTCTGTCTGAGATCCACATGCCCACCATGCAACGCAGCTTTATCAAGCAAGGGGAATTCA ATCTTTGGTACCAGATGACCTTGCCTCCTGGATTTGATGAATCCAAGAAATACCCCTTACTTATTGATGT GTATGCAGGGCCTTGCAGTCAGAAAGCAGACTACCGCTACAGGTTAGGCTGGGCCGCATACCTGGCGAGCACGGAGAAGGTCATCGTTGCCAGCTTCGATGGAAGGGGAAGTGGTTACCAAGGCGACAAGCTAATGCACTCCATCTACCGACGTCTGGGAACCTATGAAGTGGAAGATCAGATAACGGCCGCAAG AGAATTCACCAATATGGGCTTTGTCGACAAAGGCAGAATAGCAATTTGGGGTTGG TCCTATGGAGGTTATGTCACGTCAATGGTTCTAGGAGCTGGGAGTGGAGTTTTCAAATGTGGAATGGCAGTTGCCCCAGTTTCCAAGTGGGAGTATTATG ATACAATCTACACAGAACGTTACATGAATCAACCTTCAGAAAATCTTGAATTCTACAAA AACTCCACAGTGACAGCCAGAGCTAAGAACTTCAAATCAGTGCAATACCTTCTGGTCCATGGGACAGCAGATG ACAATGTCCATTTTCAGCAAGCTGCTCAGATCTCTGAAGCTCTGGTTGAGGAACAAGTGGACTTTGAGGCTATG TGGTACACGGACAAGGACCATGGTCTTGAtggttcagccaatcagcatgtcTATACCCACATGAGTCACTTCCTCCAGAGGTGCTTCGCCTGA
- the LOC106575340 gene encoding glucagon-2 has protein sequence MFGIHSLAGVLLLVIVQSSWQVPLQEAEDNSSLATADSLLEDLRGVSNVKRHSEGTFSNHYSKYQEERMARDFVQWLMNTRRSGAPSKRHADGTYTSDVSTYLQDQAAKDFVSWLKSGPARRESAEESMNGPMSRRHVDGSFTSDVNNVLDSLAAKEYLLWVMTSKPSGKSNKRQEDH, from the exons ATGTTTGGCATCCACTCCCTGGCTGGTGTTCTCCTCCTGGTCATCGTACAGAGCAGTTGGCAAGTCCCTCTGCAAGAGGCTGAGGACAACTCAAG CTTAGCGACAGCAGACTCACTATTGGAGGATTTGAGGGGCGTGTCTAACGTGAAGAGACATTCCGAGGGAACCTTCTCTAACCACTACAGTAAATACCAGGAAGAAAGGATGGCTCGGGACTTTGTTCAATGGCTTATGAACACcaggaggagtgg TGCTCCATCCAAACGTCATGCAGATGGGACCTACACCAGCGACGTGAGCACCTATCTACAGGACCAGGCGGCCAAGGACTTTGTTTCCTGGCTCAAATCAGGACCGGCCAGACGAGA ATCTGCAGAGGAGAGCATGAATGGTCCAATGAGCAGAAGACATGTAGATGGGAGCTTCACCAGCGACGTGAATAACGTCCTAGACAGCTTGGCTGCCAAAGAGTATTTACTCTGGGTCATGACCTCCAAACCCTCAGGGAAAAG taACAAACGTCAAGAAGATCATTGA